The DNA window tccatagacaactattggcagtagaatggccgatactgaagagctcagtgactgtcaacgtggcactgtcataggatgccacctttacaacaagtccgttcatcaaatttctgccctgctagaactgctccggtcaactgttgttattgtgaagtggaaacgtctaggagcaacaatggctcagccgcaaagtgttaggccacgcaagctcacagaacgggattgGCGAATGCAGAAGTGCGTAGCACGTAAAAATAAAAAACGCctctcctcggttgcaacactcactaccgacttccaaactgcctctggaaaccataactgtttgtcgggagcttcatgaaatgggtttccatggccaagcagccacacacaagcctaagatcaacatGCGCAATGACAATCGTCTtctggaggggtgtaaagctcaTACTTCGACATACTTTTGGTCAGGTAGTGTATGATGATCTGATTATCCCAATATGAACAAAATTATTACAATGTTGAACTTCCCTAGCAATAGCTCCAGTCAAGACagatagaaagggaggcagacaggcagaaaaGAGAGACGAATGTGATTGAAACgttataggcctactgctgcattggccaaTAGCCTATCTCTGAGTTCTATGCGCTAATTTCATTCAAATATGCATGCACGCACGGGCACACATGGGGGGGTTCCGTGAAAAAACAAGCCCACCTATGGAAATCAAAGGCACATCCAACCTATTCGTTTTGGCGCCGGGTCTGCGTTACAGTATAATACACGTTTTCCTGAAATTGTATCTCCACATGTAAAATGTGCAGGATACACAAATATTCAAAGGATGTGAAACTCTATTTGGAAAAATGTTTAGAAGAAATCATTATAAAATGTTCATAAACACCGACAATGGCATCttaatacatacagtggggagctTCGGAGGGGTGGTATGTGGCAGGAGAGGTGGTAGACCTTAGGGCAGCCATCGCAGCACAGCAAGTCGCCCCCAGTGAAGCACACCGCACAGAAatcctcactctccatccctgctgcCCCTTTCTCGTTCTCAGGCTGCTCCTGGGACACTATAGACCCATCGATAGATGCGCACTGCCCCACATGACCCCCCTCACTGTTCTCCACATCGGCAGGCACCCAATCAGATTCCAGTTTTGTTTCTGATTCCAACTTTGGATCTAACTCCATTGGCAGATTCAGTTCTGACTTTGGTTCCAGGTCTGATTCTATTTCCAGTGAATCTGAGCCAGATTTCAGATCTGGAACCAATTCAGACTCCGATTCAGACTCCAAGTCGAGTACTAGATCTGATTCTGGTGCTTGTCCTATAGGGGGCGATGGGAGTGCAGGTCTCTCctgaagtggtggtggtggtggttcagTCCAAAGGGGCCCCTGTATTTGTGTTGGCTCCATCCCAGAGGCCCCTGGTTCTGATGCAGATGACTCTTCTCTGTTTGCTGAACTCTGCTGGAAATCCAGACTGGACCCTGTCTTCAAATAGAAGACAGACAGGAATCTAAAGTCACATTTATAGAATTGGCCAATAAACACATTACTCTATGTAGAACAGGGACAGGTCAGCTTGGTTGATGGGCGTGGAGGCCCAGGCAATTACCGTAACTGTGTaacctctctaacccagtgtgATTCGAGGTGGCCGAATCCTAATTTGAGAAATGTCCATTCATGCAACTCTCATTGACATTAAACCCTGATTTAGAAATGAAACGTCTGACTTGTCCAATAGAGTAGGACTTTTTAAAGCACTAATGTATTTGTAACACTGTATCATAACATGAGAAAATATGTGGGGAACCAGGTGAATCTGTAGAGGTAGATACAGGGCCATTCTTTGCATCTTTACCATAATGACTatgacagcatgggcagcaccattgagggcAATTTTAAAGTAGACAATTACTTATTTTTCAACTTCTAGGAGTTTGTTGGCAGTCGGTAAACTAACTGAAACGGTGACTACTGCCATCTGGAGTGTGCTGTCAGAACAGGCATAAAGTCAATGTTGGTGATTTACTTCCACATGCAGTGAATGGAATGTTTGCTCAGGGCTATAATTCATTGGCTGTTCCCTCCTGCTGACTTGTATGTAATTCTATGATCACTTGTTTACCCGTAGGAAGTGCCACCCAGTTGACTGTTTCAAAATGTTGAAAGTACTCAATGGCACTGCAGGTCTTGTTGCTACGTATGTTGCTAGCAAATTACCAGTCCCTTTCATCAGCACCCATGGTATTTCATATTTCACCATTTCATGGTAAAGCATGCAGGCTTTGTGGCAAGTGCGCCCTGTATCCAACTCTATGGTCTGTACCTGTTGGACATGCTCCTCTGGGGTAATGACTGCCGGCAGAGGCGCCGCAGCGTCCTCAGTCAGCAACTCTGAGTGTGGTTGGCGTAACAGTGACACCAAAGACACCAGTGGCGGTACCATTGACAGGGCAACTGACTGTCCGGGGTCAAGTTTGATCCTCAGACGCTCCAGACGCACAGTGGCTACACAGGAACTGCCCAAAATCCTCTGGGACTCTGGATGGATCCTGAGGATATGGAAAATGGCCTTAGTCTACGAGGTCCTGTCTTAAACATAATATGCTACAAAataacactggccaatttgctcTGTAgttatttgaatatgttgataTTACAAGACCAATGTAGTAATTTGATGTCAATGCCAATGTATTAAAAAAGTAAGTTGAAATGTCTGTTAGTTTCGCTTTACGTTTCTGTTTGTCTCAAACAGGTCTCGTTGCTATGTATGTTGCTAGCAAATTACCAGTCCCTTCTGTAATATTTTATCTGCATTCACTTCACTGTCTTGAATATCCTGTTTTGGTTtgtacggtgtccatattaggacaatCACATCGATGGAAGTTGTTGGTTCTGTCCTGAAATGGACACCGTAGGTCTGAGCGAACACACAAGACTGAGCATTACTATCCAAGGGATGTCATTATTTTCTGAAACTGACTTGGCATACCTGATTCTCTCCAGTGAAGCTGCTCTGGTTCTGTTATTCCCATCAGCCTCTCTGTTCTTCCCACTATGGACCCATACTGAGGAGATAAGTAGTACAGTTATGAGAGCAGCAACTCTGGCAATCCACTGTATTTAATTCCTTTATGATATCTTAGGGTACAACCATGAGAACTCTGTATGTCGGGCTCTGTCTGACAGACTGTCAAAGGAGCGATGGTTGTGTCAGGGTGATTTTGACGCTGCTGAGGGGATGAGGGGGACATCTTGGCTTTGCAGATAAATGTCCAACCTGGCCCCATTTCTATCCCACAGGGCTGAATAGTGCCAGGCTACAGGGAGGCAGACAAAGATGGACCAGTATAATCAGAGTAAGATAAACACTTCAACTTCCTGTCAACCTAATCAGTGTAACACTTTCGTTCAAAGTCCATGCAAAAAAACACATAAAAAGGCCATATCTCACTTTCTCTTCAATTCTCTATTTATTTCTATCCCCCTCTGCCCCTTTCTACATCTTCATTACTCTACTTTTTTTTTATCTCTAccactttctcactctctcttttacccctccccCCTTCCCTGTATTACCTGCTGTGCTGTCTGCCTCGGTGCACCTGTTGTGGTTACCAGGTTTGGGCCAGTAGTCTCAGTCTTCCCAGTGGGCTGTCTCTCCGTTGCTGTCGATGTCACCCGTTTGGCCATGGAGCGCTGGAATCCCCGCGGCAACAAAGTCGCCCGCCTTTGGGGCATGTTGCCATGGCGCCTGCGGGCCGCCGCTGCCATCGCCAGCGAACTGGATCCCTGGGTGGTAGACAGTGAGTTAGTCATGTGTCTACATCTCTACAGCTATAGGCCAGTTAACAATAGTCTTATATCTCTACAGCCATAGGCCAATTTACAGTAGCAAAACAAATGTCCCAATGGTATGCCATAACGAAAGATGCCCTGAATCTACATAAGCACCGAAAGATGCCCCGGACTATGCACTGAATTTACATAAACACCATAACGAAAGATGGCCTGAACTATGCACTACATCTACATTAACAAAACCACCAGGTGCTGATTGTAGTCGAAAGAAAAACAACAATTTATGACATCCAGCGAAAACATTACCACGTCACGACGAGACGACAGAAGGCACAGACGTCTACAGTAAAACATATACATTTTTTAATAGCGATTCACTATAGTGACAGCAGAATAACACTTACCTCTACAATGTCCCAATAGTGCAACAATAAACTTTTCTAAGCAACGAATAGGAGTGTGTGACTACAGAATAACTGTGTTTCTGACCTAATGAGAAGAGTGGTAGTGCTTTTCCTTTTCTCCGGGACAGTGTAAGATGGGATGATATAGATTGATGTTGCTGgatgaagagaggaaagaagCAAAGAGATGACGAGGGAGTATCACGGTGGTCCTCCCTGATTGGAGGAACGTTTGACGCAAAAATTGTCCCTACACGCGTCCTCTCCCCCCTGGCATCTCATTAGTACCTGGAttgtattcattagggcacaccttAGAAAAACATTTCgcaacagaaaacaaaaacaagtgtTCCTAATTGGTTCAGGCAGCAGCTCACTATTTTTCTTGCATTTTgtccctaatgaacacaaccctggttttgtaCATGTGAGTTTGCAGTGCACCGCAAAGTGTTCCATATTAATCCACCTACACGTCAGATAGTGGTAGGGGTGTAGATGGAAAAGCATCTCACAAGTTTGGTTGTAGTGTGTGTGAAATGTGAAAAGCTGGACAATCAAATCTTCAAGCTTCTGTCACTATTATTGATGATGAAGCACACACATGCAATCTATACTAACGCTCTTTAAAGCTTGCGGGTGGGTACCAACATGTTAACTTGGACACAAACAGCAGTATCTGGTCTTAGACTTAGTCTTGCTGTCTCTGTGCTGGAAGTTTAATCAACTGGAACTCCTGATGTTCCTCTGTGTGGCCTGTGCTTGACGTTGTCTGACTCGAAGGGCCTTGTGCACCGTCATGTGCTTCAGCTGGCCAAATGGACCCGACCCGACCCCAACCCAGCTCTGTCTGCTGCCTTGAGTACCATCCCATGTCCATCTGCCCCTGGCTGCCTTGTAGCCTCTGGACCAGGGGCTGGTGACGAGACCACAGCAAATGTTCTGGTGTGATCTGTAGAAGGCCTGGAGAGGAGCCACTACAGGACCATCTTAGGGTGAAGTCTGGTCCACAGGGTACGGGGATGATTCTAGACCTGTTCCTGTGGGTTCTGCTGAGAGTTTGGATCTGGGTGTGACTGATCTGACTGATTCTGGATCTGTGATGTGTCTTCATATCAGGAAAAGCAACCCTGTTGAGGATAGAGCAGGGAACCATAGCTCTGATTCAAGAAGGCAGTGGAAGCCAAAGAGGAGATTGCCTGAGGCTTTGGGAGACACTGCTACAAAAGAGACACTGCTATACTCCTCAAAAACATGCCGGTTTTCTCCCTCAGTGACCAGATAACCTCAATGTAGACAAATTAAATGAGGTTTTAACCCCAAATGGCCTGTCGTGATTTAAATACATTACTTTTGGATATACACAGtctacaaaatattaagaacatggggcatggactctacaaggtgttgaaagcgttccacagggatgctgaccgatgttgactccaatgctttacacagttgtgtaaagttggctggatgtcctttgggtggtggaccatttgtGATCCACATGGAAAACTGttgagtgaaaaacccagcagcggtgcagttattgacacaaaccggtgagcctggcacctactaccatacccggttcaaaggcacatacatcttttgtcttgcccattcaccctctgaatgacacacacacattccatgtCTCAAGActtagaaatccttctttaacctgtcttctccccttcattacactgattgaagtggatttaacaagtgacatcaataagggatcatggattcacctggtcagtctgtcatggaaagagcagatgttctatatgttttgtacactcagttaaATCAACTTTTTACAAGACGAATTAAATACCCAAACGGTATCTTATAAGTCGTAttgacaaatatatatttttaaattcatTATTTGATATGGGAAGATTTTCATACCTAGAGTGGCTATCTGCCTTGTTCAAAGGCTAGTGTCCCAGTATAACTGAATTTTGACTTGAGGTGCTAGTAGTAAGGACTAAGGATTACCGGAGGTCTTGTACCTGGTGACAAATCTGACAGATAAGGTTTGAGTTATAGAATCCAGGAGGTCTTGTACATGGTGACAAATCTGACAAACAAGGTTTGAGTTATAGAATCCAGGAGGTCTTGTACATGGTGACAAATCTGACAAGGTTTGAGTTATAGAATCCAGGAGGTCTTGCACCTGGTGACAAATCTGGCAAATAAGGTTTGAGTTATAGAATCCAGGAGGTCTTGTACATGGTGACAAATCTGACAAACAAGGTTTGAGTTATAGAATCCATGAGGTCTTGTACATGGTGACAAATCTGACAAATAAGGTTTGAGTTATAGAATCCAGGAGGTCTTGTACATGGTGACAAATCTGACAAACAAGGTTTGAGTTATAGAATCCAGGAGGTCTTGTACATGGTGACAAATCTGACAAATAAGGTTTGAGTTATAGAATCCAGGAGGTCTTGTACCTGGTGACAAATCTGACAAGGTTTGAGTTATAGAATCCAGGAGGTCTTGTACATGGTGACAAATCTGACAAGGTTTGAGTTATAGAATCCAGGAGGTCTTGTACATGGTGACAAATCTGACAAACAAGGGTTTGAGTTATGGAATCTCTATACGGATGTatttgtaacgagtttcctcctctttttccgaagaggagaggcgaaacggatcagaggaccaatacgcggcgtggtaattttccatggtactttttaatgctataaggtacacatgaacaaaactaacaaaacaaaaaatgtgaaactcaaaacagtcctatctggtgcacacactgagacaggaaacaatcacccacaaacacacagtgaaacccaggccacctaagtatgattctcaatcagagacaactaatgacacctgcctctgattgagaaccatactaggccgaaacatagaaattcccaaaacctagacaaacaaacatagactgcccacccaactcacgccctgaccatactaactaaacacaaaacacagaaaataaaggtcagaacgtgacagtatttTTAATATTCGGTCCAGACTTTATGTGGGTAATAGAAGCACAATAAAAAAAAGCACACCTTGTCACCCTATCATTCTTCAGCTAATAAAAAAAGCCTGGAGTTATTTGCATGACATTAACGGTAACATTTGAGCAAACATTCTTATCGTAATAACCAACATCCATTTGAAAAGAACAGTAACCTCGTACCCAGTCTCACAATTTGTTACTGTTCTTTCCAAATGGATAGCTTTGCACCAGTGTGTAGTTCCATTATGCTTCCGGCCACACAAAAGAACAGTACAAAATGTATTCTGATTACACACAGGCCTACTAAAC is part of the Oncorhynchus keta strain PuntledgeMale-10-30-2019 chromosome 26, Oket_V2, whole genome shotgun sequence genome and encodes:
- the LOC118359355 gene encoding tripartite motif-containing protein 66-like, encoding MAAAARRRHGNMPQRRATLLPRGFQRSMAKRVTSTATERQPTGKTETTGPNLVTTTGAPRQTAQQPGTIQPCGIEMGPGWTFICKAKMSPSSPQQRQNHPDTTIAPLTVCQTEPDIQSSHVWVHSGKNREADGNNRTRAASLERIRIHPESQRILGSSCVATVRLERLRIKLDPGQSVALSMVPPLVSLVSLLRQPHSELLTEDAAAPLPAVITPEEHVQQTGSSLDFQQSSANREESSASEPGASGMEPTQIQGPLWTEPPPPPLQERPALPSPPIGQAPESDLVLDLESESESELVPDLKSGSDSLEIESDLEPKSELNLPMELDPKLESETKLESDWVPADVENSEGGHVGQCASIDGSIVSQEQPENEKGAAGMESEDFCAVCFTGGDLLCCDGCPKVYHLSCHIPPLRSSPLGDWVCTLCRSDQEPGVGYDCETIHPSTDHQGAGTPYTLSSLDQRRCEKLTLLLSSHVLSAPFQEPVSPLARHYYQIIKRPMDLSVIRRKLDQRNTLHYFTAQQFVDDVLLMFRNCATFNYPDSEVANAGRNLEVFFLSKLREVFPSQAFPTLTEDRAKKNSLAWLNRKRRDYHRKKKRGHFLDF